The Citrus sinensis cultivar Valencia sweet orange chromosome 4, DVS_A1.0, whole genome shotgun sequence DNA segment ATCAATAATTGATTCTGATTCAATATTAGAATCACGTTGAAATTTattctcaataaattcaacatctctagATTCCACAATCACATTAGAATCTAAATCTAACAACCTATAAGCCTTGGAATTTTCAGCATATCCTACGAAAACACTTTTTATACCTCTAGCACTCAACTTTGATGACTTAGGgtcatgtattttataaaaagctaAACAACCCCAGACCCTTAAATACATCAAGTttggttttcttcttttccaaatttcataaggaGATATATGTGTTTTCAAAGATGTAATTCTGTTATGAATATGACATGCAGTGAGTAATGCTTCCCCCCACAAATTATTTGGTAGTTTTGCATTAAGGATCATGGAATTTATCATATCCGTGAAGATCCTATTCTTCCTTTCAGCCaaaccattttgttgaggagtaaaTGGAGCTGATCTTTGGTGAATAATTCCAACTTcttcacaataattattaaattcaattgagaaatattcacCACCTCTATCACTACGaaccattttgattttcttatctttttggttctcaacttcagctttgaaaattttaaatttatcaaaagcttCACTTTTTGTTCTAAGTAAATACACATAAGTATATCTagaacaatcatcaataaaagtgaTAAAGTATCTCTTACCTCCTCTTGTTAAAATGCCATTATACTCACAAATATCAGTATGTATCAGATCCAATATTTGAGTATTTCGTTCAGCTTTAGGAAAAGGTTTCTTAGTTATTTTAGCTTGGATGCAGATTTCACACTTATGACCTTTAACATCATTGCAATTAATCAAACCATGCTTAGACATGTATTTCAAAGATCTAAAGTTCAAATGTGCTAATCTAGCATGCCAAACATCACAAGACTCAACAATATAAGCTaagttgatattattattattaatgctgAGTTTGTACATTCCATCACAAGAATACCCTTTCCCAACAAATAATCCATTCTTTGACACAATACAAGTATTACCCTCAAGCACAATCTTAAGCCCATGCTTACACATACAACTAGCAGAAATAAGATTCTTCCTAACGGAAGGTACATGAAAGACATTATACAATGTGACTTTCTTTCCAGAAGTGAAGTTGATCTCAACTACTCATTTCCCTGCTACTATGGCTGCATTATTGTTCCCCATGAGAACCATTTGTCCTTCCGTTTCTTCTTTGtatgataagaaaaatttcttatcattACAAACATGAATTGTTGCACCCGAATCGAGCCACCAATCATAGGACTTAGTTTCAGCCATATTGGTTTCAGTAATCATGCCAATTTGCATTTCAGAAACCATAGCACAAATCTCTTCagatttgttttcaataaCATTAGCTTTATGGGAATtcacttcttcctttttcttcttgaatctGCAATCACTTTGGCGATGGCCTTTCTTAccacaaaagaaacaatttccaGAAAACTTTTGTGTGCTGGacttcttgaatttcttgtcattcttgactttaaaattctttgagaaTTTACTAGCTTCAACAACATTAACTTTAGTAGAATCATGTTTATCCTTGGATTCACGAGACCTAGTCTCTTCTTCAATTACCAAGTGTTTTTGCAATTCTTCTAAAGTTATGTTCTCTTTACTATGAAGGAGtttctttctataatcatTCCAACTTTGAGGCAATTTAGCAATAATAGCCCCAACTTGAAATGATTcagaaatttcaacttttaactCTCGAAGCTTAGCAACAATTATTTGTAACTCATGTATTTGATCAAGAATGGATTTTGTGTCTaccataataaattcaaaatatttagatacAAGGAATTTGTCAGTACCTTCTTTCTCcgttttgtatttgtattcaAGAGCATTCCAAATTTCCACCGGAGAAGTCATAGAATTGTAGAGATCATATAATCTGTCAGAAAGCGTATTGAGTATGTGACCCCGGcatatcaattcatcatcttcacgACGTTTCCTTGCAGCCTTAACAACTTCGGTATCATCTTCTCTTGGTTCTGGAAATGGTTCCAATTTCGGATCAAGAACATATGCCACTTTAAGAACAGTAAGgagaaagaacaattttccCTTCCAACGAGTGAAATTAGTTCCATCAAAACGATCGAGATGGACACTAGGATTTAGAAATGATGTCAAACTCTTCTCAACCTCCATTTGCACAAGATAAAACCTTAAAGATTGTTAGTGAATATTAAGAATATGGAGgtaaagaacaaagaaaatttcttaggatttgagacgtgtttgcacactttcctttaaggttttatttgccctctccaatcttggtttgctatagagtattaatggcaaattacccccaagatatatcaaatcctgaatacaatctctagcaaataagattgtatttccAGAACATATATATGAAACCTACAAAAAAATCTGATATCTCTTATTGTATTTCTTTCTTattatgaagaagatgttTTTTAATGAAGAATACAACCATTCGAAATGGTATTTCTTCAAAAACACTctttttggtttgattttgcAACGTTTGacacttgaaattttcaagcttGCTAACCGTTTTCTAGTTGACGcctttctggaaataaacggttaaccgttttctcaataaacggtgagccgttttatTCCAGAATGTCAAATACGTTGCTCACTGTACATAAACGGGTAACCGTTTTCTCCATAACCGGTGAACCGTTTTCTCTAGaacataaaacatgctctctggagtaaaacggttagccgttttcttaATAAACGGCAAACTGTTTTCGTCcagaatatcaaaccaaaaaaaacttgaaagatgttacaatctctcttacaaGCGCGGCCATGGATCTGGCTACCATGGCCTCATGCAGCCAAAAGTTTGGTTGCCTTGGATGCACGTGGCTATGTGTTTGATATGATGGTATCCATGGGtgcaaaatgaaattttttttaagtacttGGATGCACactataaatatttgaaatgtttatttgtttcttagAAAACTTAGAAAGATTTAGGCTCATAAAAATTAGCATACATAGAGGTTTAACCTTTTACTATTAATTGACTATTCGAAGAAtgtacaaatattattttattattttggccgttaaaaatattattttattattttcaaaagtaagGGAGGCAATTTGAAAATTCCCACTTCACGAGAGGGTAAGCCGAAATTAACccatatatattattagaaTTTCAATAGTGTAACTGTGTAATATATTGATAGATATGGAGTGCAAATGTttgatgtaaattttattaaatatgtatatatcaaTCAGATTATTGAAtaacttgtttatttttcgTGTTGGGTTAaaacatcaatattttaacataattattaaatgaattgtGTTTGAGtcgaactaaatttaataagataCGAGTTGACGCGGCACGAGCAAGACCTAGTGATCCATTTTGCCAACTttattaacaaacaaaaattttattttttgggaaaaagtCAAAGTAAAAGTTTCTAATGTGGAATATTTGTCATAGACAATAAAACTAAACCATCATTTATTAATAACACTCCCATTTATGAGAAATTCTATAGTACATTAGAGTTTCCACATTATAATCTGACGTGAAGCCACCAACTAATTAttggagaaaaattaatttaaaaaaaaaactttcagGATCGATCTCATATAATACATAAGAATTCGTAATCTAGAAAATCATACCTTAACAATCTGagaagatgaacaattgaaaataattcaggCTCTCAGATCACGATCtgtcaccaccactcctgttagatcacgatccgtcaccaccacgcctattagatcacgatccaTCACCACCATGCTTGTTAAATCACGatctgtcaccaatgatctttcaggttatgactcatgtttgatctgcacttgacgtgtgagcgcctttatcaccactaaaagcaactagcaggagaaaatttttctctcaaaattagagagaaatttttttttctctgatctgtataatgtgtctcttcctttttttggGCGAAAATAAGTCATTTTATATCTCTCTTTAGtggaaaccctaggctccatatttatttattttttaattctattaaaatatgatttaaattaaaaaataataaaataaaaactaacgTTACTTCTTCTTGTGTTATAAgggcccaccttgtaaaataacacaaggccccttacacacaaacatattatatggagcctcccactaaataatatatttagacttttaacccaaataactagttatcttacttattaatccagtagcgGCGCactcaattaaatgagctaacccggggatcatatGGGTAcgtacaatagtggctacaataattagacCTATAATTAAATCagccaaattatttaattccaaatctactccattAAAAGATTTGaactgacctccataattgtatgctattCATAATAGTGttctcaaataataattcgacccatgccacattaatttctttattgcacaatcctttgtaccacatcgttaattaaattgatatatcaACTatctaatcaatttaattacatcttgttccttgatacttactggttttctctaatgatcattttcaacatattaaatatgttgacacactctagCCAGAGAATTATATGATTAAGTGCCGAAAATCCATCAAGAGATATATTGTACAAAGTCTATATTataatctataactccaatattcataattgctcccaccaagatactaGATAATCTTGACTAAAAgtgtgtgtcgtgcccattggtaacttaaatagaataacaattacaataatgaaattataactaactcaagattaagattacagtaaaatcaatgtctatgggatttaataagtctgacagttattacaaagttaattaaatcttatatgTAATCTTGATCAATGTAGTCGtattacatcaataaattcatacatgattaagataaatcattcaataaattttttacagtctatacctaaataaagtgtccaactttatttatcaactacgaacttaatttatttaatcataagataacttgtatttatgttttctgtaagtccacatggtgatcacataaatacatataatataattaaatgggctttactcaaaatattaatgcaattaagatacttgaataaaataccttatttattttattaatcagaaaaaatctttattataattaaataaacacatatatttttaaagagcatattttcctaacactaataataatagacaCGCGACATACATGTTggagaaatttttaaattcccTTTTTTCCGTTATTCatccaaaatttacaatttcaaaaaactacagaaaataagttttgctCTCGCTCTTTATTACCTCATTCTTATTATTTGCTTCTCCCGCTCTCCAAACTTCATCTCTAATCTAGCTGCTGCCATTTTTTAAACCtactgaagaagaagaaggtttttgttgatgaaatttttgcagttttttttatccaaagcCAAAATCATTGTTGTGACTGCAGTGaagcagaagaaaatatttcatgaTGACGAAGAAGGTGATTTTTGAAGCATGAGTGACTgccattgttttttttttaaataataataaaaaatggggTTATTTAAACCAGTTTAGAACAAAAATGAATACATTTTTATCTTTGTTGtttatcttcaaaccttgaatacatttttttaataaaaaaaaatgggtttATTTAAACCATTGTAGAAACAGAAATGGTGATTATGCAGTTTTGCTTGATAACAAACATGGGCAGACAAAGTTTGATAGTGGGTATGTTCACAATGGGTTACTGAATGCTGCAAGGAGGGTTATTGATGCGGAGTGTGAGTTTTGGAGGGGGTTGGTTGAGAGGAACCTGGATTATAATTTGACCATGGCTAGGCATTCACTTGGGGACAGGGTTGGTGGCTGTGTTGGTGTCGATTGTGGTTCAGACTCTGGACGAGTTGGGGAACATTGAGAAAAATAGAATCAGATGCTTTGCTTTGCACCTAATAGGTGTATGTCGCTGAATTTGGCTGTGAGAGATGCGGATgtcttcaattcttttgtgcttcaaataatttaaaaatggcAATAACCGGATTGAGATGAAAActggagagaaaaaaaaaaaatagttagaATGAGATAACAGAGTGAAAGAGTAACATTTATTgtctctaattttttgaaGTTCTATATTTCggaggaaaaataaaaggtgagaatttaaaatctttcaaCATGTATTACcatatatcaaattattattagtcgTTAATTTCACATCAAAATGTGATGTGAAACCTTCAATATACAGTAGAATTTCTCTTCCTCATTTagattcatcactttattattcttttaacatATGAAGATGCTATGCACGTGCataatagtattttatttattcattccTTGATGAGAAGATAGAGAGTAAGAGGGAGAAataaaatgccttcttttttttttctgttttttgcACACATACTTGGAGCTAATCGCAGTAGAAATCAATACAGCACGAATTTGATATTAAAAGCGAGAGATCTATCTACTCATCCCACAAGTCTTCAGGTGTCTTGAATGGTCCATGAGGGATAATGAAATCATCTCTAGGCATCATTCTGCGCTGCGGGATTTGACGGATCTTGTCATGATCGTCATCAGTTAGTGCCCAGTCAAAGATCTCCAAGTTCTCTTTCAGTCTCTCCTTGTTGAAGCTCTTAACAGCCGCAGTTGCCCCCTGCTCAATTATCCATCGAAGACAAACCTGCCAACGTAAATACGGTTAGGGAAAATATCCTTGATATTAAACTTAGTacataaaatttgaacaatcTTCAATCTTTGACGTAGGTTTATGATTAAGTTACGCTCGTAAGTTTTAATATTAGAGCCCACGCTACCTTACCACCTGATGACGACCAGTAAATAAGATCGGCTTGTTATGTGATGGGATCTTTTAATGGGGATGTTAAAAGACCCTCAATTCTTGAGCTATCTTTTCAACTTGACTTTTGAATTAAGTTAGTACCATAAACTTCTATTACACGTGATGGAATAAGCTAACTTTTGGATGGAATTAGGCTCATAGATTTTCTACATGTGACCAAGATATACTACCTTTTGGATTGTGTTAGGCTCATAGACTGtttaaagaaaaggaaaaaaaactaCGTAAAGGAACCTGGGCCACAGTTTTGCCATGAGCGGCGGCAATCTGCTTCAGTGCTTCATTGTTCATAACTTGATTCGTGCCCCAGCTGGACCCGACGGCTCCCAAAGGAGAGAATGCGGTAACAATAATACTTTTGGACTTGCAAAATTCTACGAGCTTTCTCTGTTGCCAGGCAGGGTTCATCTCCACCTAACAACAATAATCATCAACTCCTAATATGTCATCGTTATTATCCAATGCctaattcataaataaaaacaataattatagtGATAAGTCTCACCTGATTGACAGAAGGAGGGATGGTAGCGAAGGCGAGTATGGTCTCAATCTTCTTAGGAGAGAAGTTGCTGACACCAATGGACTTAGTGAGGCCATGCCTCTGGCACTCTTCCATGGCTTCCCACACACCGTTGTAGTCCAGTGGTACAAGATCTTCTTCGGGTATATCGTTTCGTAATTTCTCACTCGGCTTAGCACTCATTGGCCAATGAATGAGGTACAGGTCAACATATTCAATCTGAAGCGTCCTGCACGTACACACGCGCGCACACATCAATAAGCTCAAGTAAGCTCAAATTCAATTAACAACAAAGAGGCTAATGAAGAGGAATCTTTTGTGCTTTTGCATGCAAGAATAGATAAGTGAAACAATGAAATGCATGTGTAGATGTGAGCGAGCTCAATTATCATTACTTAAGAGACTTCTTCAGAGCGCGTACAACGAGATCACGATGAGCGTCGCTGCACCAGAGCTTAGTAGTAATGAAGAGCTCTTCGCGAGATGCGACAAGCCCAAGTTTAAGTGCTTCAGCTATTGCTTCTCCCAGGGCCCTCTCTGTTCCGTACAGCGAAGCTGTGTCGAAGTGTCTGTAACCGAGCTTGATCGCTTCCAGTACTGCTGATTTCATGGCCCTTTCATCTATGTTGTCCACCGCCGAGCCCAGTCCGATCACCGGCATCTTCCGGTGACCGGAGGCGGAGCTGAGCTTTACTTCTGGGACGTTGATGGATACATGCATCGGTTCGGAATTCGCAGCCATGTTGATCCTGTTCGTTTGTTTTGCGGGTCAGTTTTTGATTCTAATAACTTGGGCCTTTGGTTCCGTTTATAAAGCATTGCAAATTCTTGTCTCGTGACGTGTGTGCATATGACAGCGCTTATGCTCATTGGAGGCAGAACAGGCTTCTTTATGACTAACGTGGCTTTGACACAAGCCACAAGTTCAAAgttctatctttttttctttaatcacaaattcacaatggagagagagagtaaaaGGGTCCTACTTTTCTTAACCGTTTCCACAGGTTTGTCCGAGCATCTGTTACAACTCACACGTGAAACAGGGGCCCCTGATCCCTTCAATAATATTGAGCAATATTATTGAgagagttggactattggctGAAATAACacttttaattgtaattttatttgatgcgGGGTTTTGTAAGAATAATGTAGGGGTGCCAGTAGCTCCACTCTTATCGAGAGCATTAGTCTGTTATAAGCCCACTACAAGCCCAATGACTAAAATATCAAATCCTTAATTATCAAAGCCACGTCAGGAGTCTGTCaacgaagaaaaaaaaaaaagagcaaagcCTCGTCAGGAGCCGGGTCTCACTGTAATGTATGCCAGCCATTGATATACTCTGCCAGGCAGAGTATTGAatatgggtaatttttaaaaacctcccctgaaaTTTAGACTTGTTACAAGtaaatggcgagaattgatttatttataaaaaatcccctaccgtcagttaactttTACCTTGACCGTTAGTTAACTGtacaaagacaatattacccttatacTCTAAATGTTATCATTCTTCACAACAtttctcatcatcatcacacATAACACACGTACAAAAGCtagatttaataattttttttttcaaatgaaaccATCCAGCACTAGTACAATAGCAGCAGTATCAGTTCTGGCCACTCTATACAACCTCCGCACAACAGGCAAGAAATACATTCATTTTTTCCACTTTTACAATTGATAACCCAGCAAGCACCACCAAGCTACTTGTATTTGGCATGATTACATAAAGACAGTGGATTAATAATctagaaaaaaacaaaaaaacaaaagtctcaaaccTATAGTTAGCTTGGGCAAAAGATGATACACCATCTCAAAAGCCTTGCCTTTCCAAAAAGTGTTGTATCATCTAATCCCTCAAAAGAATTAGTTAGCGGGATTAGGTAAGTCTGCCTTCCTTTATCATTACACCATTAATTGATCTGCCATATGCTGGATGCTCTAATTGTTTCAGTTTCATTCTTGAGTGAGTTGTCCTAAATGATTAAAAGAACAAACATAAATAGTTAATATTAGTTATAAAAGTAGTTaagtaatcaaattaaaagatgaAACCAAAATTTAAGGGAAACCAAGTTCACCATTGTCAAAGACAGTGGACTATGATGTAGCCACTTCAGTCACAGTTTGTTGGGGCCTTAGGCTTCCTTCTCCATTCTTCCTCTGAATCAGACAAtgacaaaaaattagatattttatacTGCAATTATTTAAGAAATCATTAGTAAATAGCTTAAATTTGACTAACCTTTTTGCTTGATTGCTTTTCACTTTGGCAGGTCCTTTTATTGTGTCCCCAGTGGTTGCATCTGGAGCATCTTAGACTGCAGCTTCTCTTGAATGCAGCAGGTTCATCAACCTCCctctttctcttgttttgtGGCCTCTTAGCAGATTTGGTTACAAGTGGTGGCTGTAGATTGTCAGTCAGCACCAATGGCCATTTAGTCTCATCTGGCACAGGCTTGAATTGGTGCTGGTAAGTGCCTAAAAAAGCAATCTTCTTTAAGTAATTGTGCACATAATCCTCAACTTTCAACCTTTTCGCATCAATAGAACATATCGCGTGTTTACAAGGTAGCCCCGAGATTTGCCACTCCCCACAATCGCACTTCTTATTACCAATGTCAACAACAAATGCTTTAGATGCATCTTCCAATACTTCAAATGTGTTTTCATGCCCAAAAATAACAGACAACCCTCTTGACTCCATCCTTGCCTCAACAATTTTTCTCCTCACCAATGGTGGCAGCTCCTCATTCCATCTTTTAGCAGCTTCATGCCTTGTATGAATCAACCTCATAATCTTCCTCCTTATTTCATCTAACATCCTCACAACAGGCATCGCTCTGTAGCCATTAATCCAATTATTGAAAGATTCGGTCATGTTATTAGTCACATGTGTGCATTTTGTGAATGGTGGGAATGTATGCTTGGCCCAATGCTAGATAGGTATCTCCATTAGCCATTTATGGCCGGCACTACTAATTGCTTTCAACTTCTCCATTTGCTCACTGAACTCAGTACAATTTGGGCTTCTACAAGCCCTCCAGAATGTCTTCTTCAATAATAAACCAGGAAACTTCGTTTTGAAGTTGGCATAGATATGCCTGCAGCAGTACCTCTTTAATGCAAGTGGGAAAACTTGTTCAAGTGCATTAAGAATCCCTTTCTGCCTGTCACTCATAAAACACAACCCTTCTCCTTGATTACACCCGATTTGCTCATATAATTTTTCCATAAAGTACACCCAAGAGttagtattttcattttccacaatGCACATTGCAAGGGGGTATATCCTAAAATTAGCATCAATGCTGACAGCAGTTAATAATACTCCTTTGTAAGGACCTTTAAGGTGATAGCCATTGACTCCCACAAACTGTCTACATCCTTCGAAAAAACCTCGTCTACTACTATCAATGAACATGAAGAACCTCTTAAAAACCGGATTTGCAACACCACAAAGCCAATCCCTTTCTAAACAGACAGTAGATCCAGGATTGGTTTCCAATAGAGCATGCATATATCGAAAGAGTTTGCTGTAACTCTTCTTATGGTCCTGGCCCAGCAGCTCCATTGCCTTGTTTTTAGCTCTGTACAGCCTGTGCACACTACATTCAAtcccatattttttaaacatatcAGCAGCAATCACCTTCACACTAATATCAGGAGTTGCTTTGAATACATGCAAGTACTGGGCTGCAATCCAAGCTGCACTTGCTTCACGGTTATCAACATCATCCCTTGCACATGTATGCTCAGGACAGTAGGTCTTCAACTGAAATGAGTTACTATTCCAGTTAGGACTTGCATGAATTCTCCAAGTACATCCTGGTTTTGCACACCTTGCAGTTACCCTTGCCTTCTCATTCTTAATCCTCTTAA contains these protein-coding regions:
- the LOC102616758 gene encoding non-functional NADPH-dependent codeinone reductase 2-like yields the protein MAANSEPMHVSINVPEVKLSSASGHRKMPVIGLGSAVDNIDERAMKSAVLEAIKLGYRHFDTASLYGTERALGEAIAEALKLGLVASREELFITTKLWCSDAHRDLVVRALKKSLKTLQIEYVDLYLIHWPMSAKPSEKLRNDIPEEDLVPLDYNGVWEAMEECQRHGLTKSIGVSNFSPKKIETILAFATIPPSVNQVEMNPAWQQRKLVEFCKSKSIIVTAFSPLGAVGSSWGTNQVMNNEALKQIAAAHGKTVAQVCLRWIIEQGATAAVKSFNKERLKENLEIFDWALTDDDHDKIRQIPQRRMMPRDDFIIPHGPFKTPEDLWDE